In Mytilus edulis chromosome 8, xbMytEdul2.2, whole genome shotgun sequence, the genomic window aTAATTCGTAACTTTGCAAAcggttaatttttataaaaaaaacatgtatttttttgatATACATATAGAACATAATGTTCAAGATTTTAATTAAAGTAGAAGGATATACTAGTATTAGTCAAAAACAAAAGACTGATTAAAGTAGTGGAACAGGTTTTCCCTAAACTAGACACGAGTTAACCCAATTTTTCTGATGGGGTTGCCACAATCTATAGTTTAACGctgaatttgatatgttttatttctAAGCATTAAATATTTTTCCAAACATACAATTCAATTCATTCACATAATTGTAATCTTGTTAACATTACAAAACGTAAGGAGTCATCTTTTTGGTGAGAACTAATACGGGTATACACTCATAACATAAAATCAGTTTGTgctcagcaaaaaaaaaaccaactcgaAATTGAGAGGACCAGCGTTTGTATTGCTGTTCTCAAATTTGACTTTTTGACGAAGTCGTATTACCAagttttgaaaagaaaacaaaatttgaaccCAACAAATGAAACATAAGACCTTaacgcgggcatatacagcttatgaactgttgtaggatgatgtttgtaaaagataattatgtatggagaatttcataaaaggtatcaaaagccctttccctttttccaaagttcgaaatttgtttcttttttgttaaaattaactattttcgtgtttctggcctcagaccccaattattcttctcctttgctacaatgcatcttcTTTTGgttaaagtcaaattaaatttaaaaatttgcaccgcttcaaacatgaaataaatgtaactacttatatatagaccattattagtctaataaaatatgcttctaagACAATAggatccatcagtgctttttcttttgagagccttattaacatgtcAATGGTGGGATATGaaccttgtataaatgactaagaccgactaaggctaagttgagggggggggggggggggggcggaggGGTCCTCATCCCGAAATCTCggtcttaaaaacatgaaatcccgagatgcagaatttaaagaaatatattcccCGGATCCTGTATTGATCAATctccaaatcccgagcttaaaaacttGATCCCGAAGTCCCgtaaaaaggtcctgcctcccactagtctctaccctactttcatttttgccaaatcactactttcacttttaacaataatttgttatgccccatttatgtgcattatgttttctagtctgtacatccgtgcgttcgttcgttcgttcgttcgtgacgtccgtcagtctgtcccgcttcaggttaaagtttttggtcgagttagtttttgatgaagttgaagtccaatcaactcgaaacttagtaaatgcAGTGTCGAGGTGGcactgtgtactatggacacgtTCTTGATTccacatgttttatttatttttatatatatgcaactggtatgaccccttaaatagtaaacatttcaaagaaaacagtaggcAGAATACAGAGAGgatctatatattaaagtagcataatcgtagtttacatgtagataaaacgCGTAAAATAATTgccctctctaaggaggtataatagttgtgttTCTTGCGAACTAAACaacatgatatggagaacgcactggttggtttatttatttttcgatttttgttatctatcatacgattggttgttttacaccggaagtcttatctatgactaaaagtcagtctgattacggaatcaatatccggactccttttttgtcgtttttcttcaaaaataactcaatctgaataatcataagattggatgacaaatgcaactatGCATGTTAACTATAGAATACTGATGCATGGTGATTAATTaatcgtggaaggaagagaagcgaaaCACAAAacgaggtcttctcgtttaatagtataatAGACAAAATGATAAGCAGTGAAAAATAACTGTGTCGCATACCATGTGCGTTGCATTtatttcaatggtattttaatttagaaagaaaacaaaaataagaaatacCTTTGACTGGACTGAGTACATTACAACTTTACAAGTATACTAGTACATGTTGTTTAAGTACCGTATTAATTTTTCTTTGCATTATACTTTTTCTAACTGATTTATGTGTTCATTGATCAAAGTACAAATCATTAAATATTGGttattatgttttgttatttcaaaCAGAAACAGATAGCTGTACTGGTAAATTAGAGTTGCAACACACCACAGCAGAGGTTAACGAAGAGACTCTAGTACTACAACCATTTGTAAAAGGCTAGTTTTATTTTACGATATTTTTCCGTTTAGAATAAACCATCTACGGATTACAGATACTGTGGTTTcttttctgtcattttggtttcCTCTGTAATGGTTTATGGATGCTTTTTTTcttgctttttgttttgttttaaaaagtgttgTATTGTCTCTTTCTTTATACTTTATCTTGTAAAATAGTAGAACATTGACTTCGGTCAATCAATAAAATGTGTGTTTTAAATCTATTATAATTGAGATTGGTAGAACTTGCAACAAAAACATTCTTATCTTTAGATACAGTGTATGGTTATTTgaatacatgtattaagattCCTAAATCCTAAGTGCAGACAGGAATAATTGGGCAAAAACATCTAGATTTCACTAAACTTGTATAGAAAATTCGAAGGATTTATTAGTTTAAGTCATTAAACAAAATGAGTGTTTATAGGCAACAAAAAATGGAAAAGGAGGGGACCAGCGCTTGTTTTGCTGATTCTCATCTCAAAAACTGtacttttcttcaaaattttgaaagaaaaacgcCAACTCAACCCGACAAATTTATATGTAGTAATTCATTAATAAAAATCagttactttatttaaaaaaaaagaaaacagaataaGGGGATGTGTTATGATTGATAATAAGACAACGAAGTGTCCATCAACGTTAAAATTAATTGGCTGTATCATAAGGCCAATTTAGTAACTGTATTTTGTATTGAACATTATGATTGTGCTTTTCACTTTCAGAACATCAAATacatttagaatataaaaaaagaggaaCAGTTCAAGATAGTTTTATACGTACAAAAGCATTTACGTACATTTATACAACTTTGAGAGAAAATCAAGTAACACTTATTTCTGGACCACCAGGCTGCGGAAAGACGTCAATGTGCTATCAAGCCGCTTTTAAATTAAAAGAGACAGATAACTATGAAATAATTGATGTATCAAATCCAATTCAACTTATTAGGGCTTTAATTGAAAATACAAAGCCATTAATTGTAATAGACGATATAGTTGGAAAGTATTCGTTAAACGAAAATAGTTTACAGACGTGGGGAGCACAATCAAACTTTATTTGCCATTTGCTAAGTCACAGTTTGAATGCTAAATTGATAGTCACGTGTAGATCATATATCTTTAGAAACGAAAAATTTAGTGTTTTAAAACTTCCTCATTTTCATTGCGATATGTTGGCAGATGAAATGTTAATGACAAAAGAGGAGAGACGGCAACTATTCAATCTTTATGTTTCTGAAGAAGAGATCCAGTCACTCCAAGATACAGTTGTAATGTTATATAGTTTTTTCCCATTAATTTGCATGCACTATCAATTTCAATTACAAAAAGAGGTAACAGACTACTTTACGAATCCCTATGATATAATTGAGACTGAAATGAATGGACTGCGGCTTTCGTCAGATCCTTGCTTTATTGCTTTAGGATTATTAGTTATCTCTTATAACAATATTGATAAACAATCTTTAATTGTGCACGACCATAAGCAAACAGCCGACACCGCTATTACCGAAATTCTATACGATATACTACAAGAGATTGATTATGCATTAATAACATCATTGAAGGGAGTCTCTTCCAgcctttcatttttgaaaaatatatatgtcaaagaaacaatttCAACATTTACCTCTATTAATAAGTCCATGTTTGATATGCTAGTGGGAACTGTCGGCCGACATTTAATACCATGTATACTGAGGCATAGCAAAAGTGAACTCATTAAAGAATACTTTGAACTTTTGCAATTTACCAGCGATCGAAACCCTCATACTATTACAATTGACAGTCGTTACGACAAATTGTATTTTAGGCGGATTATAGAAGACATTAATAATGGTTTCAATTTGGATGTTTTTGATTCTGTTCAAATGAAACATAAAGAATACCGATCGTATTTCTTAGAAAACGTTTTGAAAACTGAAACACCTATATTCTGTAAATCTAGAAAGGACGGATCATCACCGTTGCACGTTACAACACTTCTTGGATACAATGAACTTTCATTCTTTTTTGTTGAAAGCGACAAATCGCAGGTAAATTCAAGAGACAACACCGGTAAAACTCCTTTGCATTTGGCATGTTTGAAGGGCAATGTAGCTGTGGCAAAAGTATTGATTAAATTTAATGCTGAAGTTAATCAATTGGATATAA contains:
- the LOC139484166 gene encoding uncharacterized protein — its product is MCAFNRYQPFMFWTNGSSECTFQKSLCSGEGQMVVTDNLTRTDTTCRCDYRKGYSFVIQSKYITYCIPSEEDCSCYNKQCLGGYILNADYQCVVGSHNGRTTNDPTISSENKSTEIFVQTETYRCTGELGLQRITTGVNEETFVLQSGEKETDSCTGKLELQHTTAEVNEETLVLQPFVKEHQIHLEYKKRGTVQDSFIRTKAFTYIYTTLRENQVTLISGPPGCGKTSMCYQAAFKLKETDNYEIIDVSNPIQLIRALIENTKPLIVIDDIVGKYSLNENSLQTWGAQSNFICHLLSHSLNAKLIVTCRSYIFRNEKFSVLKLPHFHCDMLADEMLMTKEERRQLFNLYVSEEEIQSLQDTVVMLYSFFPLICMHYQFQLQKEVTDYFTNPYDIIETEMNGLRLSSDPCFIALGLLVISYNNIDKQSLIVHDHKQTADTAITEILYDILQEIDYALITSLKGVSSSLSFLKNIYVKETISTFTSINKSMFDMLVGTVGRHLIPCILRHSKSELIKEYFELLQFTSDRNPHTITIDSRYDKLYFRRIIEDINNGFNLDVFDSVQMKHKEYRSYFLENVLKTETPIFCKSRKDGSSPLHVTTLLGYNELSFFFVESDKSQVNSRDNTGKTPLHLACLKGNVAVAKVLIKFNAEVNQLDINKVTPFMLACSSGHTELIKFLLTKDVHINAFNSFGSTPLLEACMKNNVEACSLLLENKAKVDCFNKNGDTPLHLACQAGQTKILNLILKYSVDTCINRPNVKGYTPFYLAISNGQNEIANTIIKYGADPNYQNENGSTALHSACETNKFEIVKILLEQYQVEFNKKDNKGRTPLDVSKIHKHKDISQLLIDREQRDENKVNMPIVSTSTC